Proteins co-encoded in one Papaver somniferum cultivar HN1 chromosome 5, ASM357369v1, whole genome shotgun sequence genomic window:
- the LOC113282111 gene encoding probable serine/threonine-protein kinase SIS8 isoform X3: MDGFYDLYGILAESTSEKMPSLVDLQGTPMSDIICWEAVLVNRGADANLLKLEQKALVMAVQSRSESLGSVDSELVQDLASLVADYMGGPVGDPDNMLKAWKNLSNRLRANIGSMVLPLGSLTIGLARHRALLFKVLADSVGIPCSLVKGRQYTGSHDVAMNVIRLDDGREYIIDLMAAPGTFIPSDAASPQIECEQPPFPVNPYLRDVDYSQIPSSSSEVTTLGEYSEFGNLDKMSRSGNVVPTENELSGTTGDSNELRHIEDLGIGSSQESSHYLIKSEVETNLPDDFTNPVNLEKAIIVQDLPNRTNYPHMHARSPSWTEGVSSPAARRMKVKDVSQYMIDAAKENPQLAQKLHDVLLESGVIAPPNLFTEVYNEHANAMAVDEKNQIEKDNERRRRDGIRRKGQGIFLPPLPYQGTQAKGTPSRVQLEHLKPIEGLGINSPTDSEASASSGQASPPVKFAKQVPVAAAAAAATAAVVASTMVVAAAKSSMDSKLEDPVAAAATATAAVFVATTAAVSRQYEQLEICAQLAGGVSPFNNMDCLRDDENADGAGNETRGSSDRDHDVSPEAERVSDRSAGNDSTRSDIALDDVAEWEIPWEEMALGERIGLGSYGEVYRGDWHGTEVAVKKFLDQDISGDALEEFRSEVRIMKRLRHPNVVLFMGAVTRAPNLSIVTEFLPRGSLYRLIHRPNSQVDERRRLRMALDVARGMNYLHSCTPVIVHRDLKSPNLLVDKNWVVKVCDFGLSRIKHNTFLSSRSTAGTAEWMAPEVLRNEPSDEKCDVYSFGVILWELCTMQQPWGGMNPMQVVGAVGFQHRRLDVPDDMDPVVADIIQKCWQTNPKLRPSFAEIMAALKPLQKPITNSQVPRPRSSGQEKVRHSQATEE, translated from the exons ATGGATGGTTTCTATGACTTATACGGAATATTGGCGGAGTCCACATCTGAAAAGATGCCTTCCCTTGTTGATCTTCAAGGAACACCAATGTCAGATATCATCTGCTGGGAAGCAGTGCTGGTCAATAGGGGTGCTGATGCTAACCTGTTAAAACTTGAACAGAAGGCTCTGGTAATGGCTGTACAATCAAGGTCGGAATCTTTAGGTTCCGTGGATAGTGAATTGGTGCAAGACCTTGCTTCTTTGGTCGCTGACTATATGGGTGGACCAGTTGGGGATCCAGATAATATGTTGAAAGCGTGGAAAAATCTTAGTAATCGTTTAAGGGCAAATATTGGGAGCATGGTGCTGCCTCTTGGTTCTTTAACTATTGGTTTGGCCCGTCACCGTGCACTTCTTTTTAAG GTTTTGGCTGATAGTGTTGGCATTCCTTGCTCGTTAGTGAAAGGGCGGCAATATACTGGTTCTCATGATGTGGCAATGAATGTCATAAGGCTTGATGATGGAAG GGAATACATCATTGATCTGATGGCTGCCCCTGGTACATTTATCCCATCAGATGCGGCAAGTCCTCAAATAGAATGTGAACAACCGCCCTTTCCTGTTAATCCATACCTTAGAGATGTTGATTACTCTCAAATACCCTCTTCTAGCAGTGAAGTCACAACTTTAGGGGAATATTCCGAGTTTGGGAACTTGGACAAGATGTCAAGGTCTGGTAATGTAGTTCCCACAGAAAACGAATTAAGTGGTACTACAGGTGATTCAAACGAGTTAAGACATATAGAAGATCTTGGAATTGGGTCTTCACAAGAATCTTCGCACTATCTGATTAAATCCGAGGTGGAAACAAACTTGCCCGATGATTTTACAAATCCAGTGAACCTTGAGAAGGCTATTATCGTCCAAGACCTACCCAATCGGACCAATTATCCTCACATGCATGCCAGATCTCCTTCCTGGACTGAAGGCGTTAGTTCCCCTGCAGCACGGAGAATGAAAGTGAAGGATGTTTCCCAATACATGATTGATGCTgcgaaagaaaatcctcaattagCTCAAAAACTTCATGATGTATTACTCGAAAGTGGTGTTATTGCACCTCCCAACTTGTTTACTGAGGTTTATAATGAGCACGCAAATGCCATGGCTGTTGATGAGAAAAACCAAATAGAAAAGGATAATGAGAGAAGGCGGAGAGATGGTATCCGCAGAAAGGGTCAAGGAATTTTCTTGCCACCTCTTCCTTATCAAGGCACACAAGCAAAAGGAACCCCTTCCAGAGTACAACTGGAACATTTGAAGCCCATAGAGGGTTTGGGTATTAATAGTCCAACAGATTCTGAAGCATCAGCTTCATCAGGACAGGCATCTCCCCCAGTGAAATTTGCTAAACAAGTTCCAGTTGCtgccgctgctgctgctgcaacagcAGCTGTGGTTGCATCAACTATGGTTGTTGCTGCAGCAAAGTCAAGTATGGATTCTAAACTTGAAGATCCTGTAGCAGCTGCGGCAACTGCTACTGCTGCTGTGTTTGTTGCAACGACTGCAGCTGTTAGTAGACAGTACGAGCAATTGGAAATTTGTGCCCAATTGGCAGGTGGTGTTTCACCCTTCAACAACATGGACTGTCTAAGAGATGACGAGAATGCGGATGGTGCAGGAAATGAAACACGAGGAAGTAGTGATCGGGATCATGATGTGTCTCCTGAAGCTGAGAGAGTTTCAGATAGATCTGCAGGAAATGATAGCACACGATCTGATATTGCACTTGATGACGTTGCAGAGTGGGAAATACCGTGGGAGGAAATGGCTTTGGGTGAACGTATTGGTCTAG gatCATATGGAGAAGTATATCGTGGAGATTGGCATGGAACA GAAGTTGCTGTTAAAAAGTTCCTGGACCAAGACATTTCTGGTGATGCGCTTGAAGAATTCAGAAGTGAG GTCCGGATTATGAAAAGACTGCGCCATCCCAATGTTGTCCTCTTCATGGGAGCTGTCACTCGTGCTCCAAATCTTTCAATCGTAACAGAATTTCTTCCTAG AGGTAGTTTGTATAGGTTAATTCACCGGCCTAACAGTCAAGTAGATGAACGGAGGCGATTGAGAATGGCCCTGGATGTT GCCCGGGGAATGAATTATTTGCATAGTTGTACACCGGTTATAGTTCATCGTGATTTGAAGTCACCAAATCTTCTTGTTGATAAAAATTGGGTCGTGAAG GTTTGTGATTTTGGATTATCGAGAATAAAGCACAACACATTTCTCTCTTCAAGGTCAACCGCTGGGACG GCTGAATGGATGGCTCCCGAAGTATTACGAAATGAACCTTCAGATGAAAA GTGTGATGTTTACAGCTTTGGCGTGATATTATGGGAGCTTTGTACGATGCAACAACCATGGGGAGGGATGAACCCCATGCAAGTTGTTGGAGCCGTTGGGTTTCAGCATCGTCGTCTTGACGTTCCAGATGATATGGATCCTGTGGTTGCGGATATTATACAGAAATGTTGGCAAAC AAATCCCAAGTTACGACCTTCATTTGCGGAGATCATGGCAGCTTTGAAGCCATTACAGAAGCCTATTACAAATTCTCAAGTGCCTAGACCAAGAAGCAGTGGGCAGGAGAAGGTTCGCCATTCACAGGCCACAGAAGAATGA
- the LOC113282111 gene encoding probable serine/threonine-protein kinase SIS8 isoform X2: MRNILKKLHIMPNQSEDSIGSVSSRNSSNRGSNNNNNNDGSTTSKISPSHHTDQQNKAFSGLSGWLNSVTNRHNSSPPPLNVVGGRRGESPIDTLSISALDAALESVGRDSESSNSRDPEVEEEYQIQIALELSAREDPEAVQIEAVKQISLGACHPENTPAEVIAYRYWNYNALGYDDKIMDGFYDLYGILAESTSEKMPSLVDLQGTPMSDIICWEAVLVNRGADANLLKLEQKALVMAVQSRSESLGSVDSELVQDLASLVADYMGGPVGDPDNMLKAWKNLSNRLRANIGSMVLPLGSLTIGLARHRALLFKVLADSVGIPCSLVKGRQYTGSHDVAMNVIRLDDGREYIIDLMAAPGTFIPSDAASPQIECEQPPFPVNPYLRDVDYSQIPSSSSEVTTLGEYSEFGNLDKMSRSGNVVPTENELSGTTGDSNELRHIEDLGIGSSQESSHYLIKSEVETNLPDDFTNPVNLEKAIIVQDLPNRTNYPHMHARSPSWTEGVSSPAARRMKVKDVSQYMIDAAKENPQLAQKLHDVLLESGVIAPPNLFTEVYNEHANAMAVDEKNQIEKDNERRRRDGIRRKGQGIFLPPLPYQGTQAKGTPSRVQLEHLKPIEGLGINSPTDSEASASSGQASPPVKFAKQVPVAAAAAAATAAVVASTMVVAAAKSSMDSKLEDPVAAAATATAAVFVATTAAVSRQYEQLEICAQLAGGVSPFNNMDCLRDDENADGAGNETRGSSDRDHDVSPEAERVSDRSAGNDSTRSDIALDDVAEWEIPWEEMALGERIGLGSYGEVYRGDWHGTEVAVKKFLDQDISGDALEEFRSEVRIMKRLRHPNVVLFMGAVTRAPNLSIVTEFLPRGSLYRLIHRPNSQVDERRRLRMALDVARGMNYLHSCTPVIVHRDLKSPNLLVDKNWVVKVCDFGLSRIKHNTFLSSRSTAGTAEWMAPEVLRNEPSDEKCDVYSFGVILWELCTMQQPWGGMNPMQVVGAVGFQHRRLDVPDDMDPVVADIIQKCWQTL, translated from the exons ATGAGGAACATTCTAAAGAAGTTGCATATTATGCCTAACCAATCAGAAGATAGTATTGGTTCAGTATCATCTAGAAATAGTAGTAATAGgggtagtaataataataataataatgatggtTCAACAACCAGTAAGATATCTCCATCTCATCATACCGATCAGCAGAACAAGGCATTTTCTGGTTTATCTGGTTGGTTGAATTCGGTTACTAACAGACATAATTCAAGTCCACCACCATTGAATGTTGTTGGTGGGAGAAGAGGGGAAAGTCCAATTGATACTTTGAGTATTAGTGCTTTGGATGCTGCATTGGAATCGGTAGGGCGTGATTCTGAATCGAGTAATTCCAGAGATCCTGAGGTGGAAGAGGAATACCAAATACAAATTGCATTGGAGTTGAGTGCAAGGGAGGATCCAGAAGCGGTTCAGATTGAAGCTGTTAAGCAGATTAGTTTGGGTGCCTGCCATCCTGAGAATACTCCGGCTGAAGTTATTGCTTATAGATATTGG AATTATAACGCCCTTGGCTATGATGACAAGATTATGGATGGTTTCTATGACTTATACGGAATATTGGCGGAGTCCACATCTGAAAAGATGCCTTCCCTTGTTGATCTTCAAGGAACACCAATGTCAGATATCATCTGCTGGGAAGCAGTGCTGGTCAATAGGGGTGCTGATGCTAACCTGTTAAAACTTGAACAGAAGGCTCTGGTAATGGCTGTACAATCAAGGTCGGAATCTTTAGGTTCCGTGGATAGTGAATTGGTGCAAGACCTTGCTTCTTTGGTCGCTGACTATATGGGTGGACCAGTTGGGGATCCAGATAATATGTTGAAAGCGTGGAAAAATCTTAGTAATCGTTTAAGGGCAAATATTGGGAGCATGGTGCTGCCTCTTGGTTCTTTAACTATTGGTTTGGCCCGTCACCGTGCACTTCTTTTTAAG GTTTTGGCTGATAGTGTTGGCATTCCTTGCTCGTTAGTGAAAGGGCGGCAATATACTGGTTCTCATGATGTGGCAATGAATGTCATAAGGCTTGATGATGGAAG GGAATACATCATTGATCTGATGGCTGCCCCTGGTACATTTATCCCATCAGATGCGGCAAGTCCTCAAATAGAATGTGAACAACCGCCCTTTCCTGTTAATCCATACCTTAGAGATGTTGATTACTCTCAAATACCCTCTTCTAGCAGTGAAGTCACAACTTTAGGGGAATATTCCGAGTTTGGGAACTTGGACAAGATGTCAAGGTCTGGTAATGTAGTTCCCACAGAAAACGAATTAAGTGGTACTACAGGTGATTCAAACGAGTTAAGACATATAGAAGATCTTGGAATTGGGTCTTCACAAGAATCTTCGCACTATCTGATTAAATCCGAGGTGGAAACAAACTTGCCCGATGATTTTACAAATCCAGTGAACCTTGAGAAGGCTATTATCGTCCAAGACCTACCCAATCGGACCAATTATCCTCACATGCATGCCAGATCTCCTTCCTGGACTGAAGGCGTTAGTTCCCCTGCAGCACGGAGAATGAAAGTGAAGGATGTTTCCCAATACATGATTGATGCTgcgaaagaaaatcctcaattagCTCAAAAACTTCATGATGTATTACTCGAAAGTGGTGTTATTGCACCTCCCAACTTGTTTACTGAGGTTTATAATGAGCACGCAAATGCCATGGCTGTTGATGAGAAAAACCAAATAGAAAAGGATAATGAGAGAAGGCGGAGAGATGGTATCCGCAGAAAGGGTCAAGGAATTTTCTTGCCACCTCTTCCTTATCAAGGCACACAAGCAAAAGGAACCCCTTCCAGAGTACAACTGGAACATTTGAAGCCCATAGAGGGTTTGGGTATTAATAGTCCAACAGATTCTGAAGCATCAGCTTCATCAGGACAGGCATCTCCCCCAGTGAAATTTGCTAAACAAGTTCCAGTTGCtgccgctgctgctgctgcaacagcAGCTGTGGTTGCATCAACTATGGTTGTTGCTGCAGCAAAGTCAAGTATGGATTCTAAACTTGAAGATCCTGTAGCAGCTGCGGCAACTGCTACTGCTGCTGTGTTTGTTGCAACGACTGCAGCTGTTAGTAGACAGTACGAGCAATTGGAAATTTGTGCCCAATTGGCAGGTGGTGTTTCACCCTTCAACAACATGGACTGTCTAAGAGATGACGAGAATGCGGATGGTGCAGGAAATGAAACACGAGGAAGTAGTGATCGGGATCATGATGTGTCTCCTGAAGCTGAGAGAGTTTCAGATAGATCTGCAGGAAATGATAGCACACGATCTGATATTGCACTTGATGACGTTGCAGAGTGGGAAATACCGTGGGAGGAAATGGCTTTGGGTGAACGTATTGGTCTAG gatCATATGGAGAAGTATATCGTGGAGATTGGCATGGAACA GAAGTTGCTGTTAAAAAGTTCCTGGACCAAGACATTTCTGGTGATGCGCTTGAAGAATTCAGAAGTGAG GTCCGGATTATGAAAAGACTGCGCCATCCCAATGTTGTCCTCTTCATGGGAGCTGTCACTCGTGCTCCAAATCTTTCAATCGTAACAGAATTTCTTCCTAG AGGTAGTTTGTATAGGTTAATTCACCGGCCTAACAGTCAAGTAGATGAACGGAGGCGATTGAGAATGGCCCTGGATGTT GCCCGGGGAATGAATTATTTGCATAGTTGTACACCGGTTATAGTTCATCGTGATTTGAAGTCACCAAATCTTCTTGTTGATAAAAATTGGGTCGTGAAG GTTTGTGATTTTGGATTATCGAGAATAAAGCACAACACATTTCTCTCTTCAAGGTCAACCGCTGGGACG GCTGAATGGATGGCTCCCGAAGTATTACGAAATGAACCTTCAGATGAAAA GTGTGATGTTTACAGCTTTGGCGTGATATTATGGGAGCTTTGTACGATGCAACAACCATGGGGAGGGATGAACCCCATGCAAGTTGTTGGAGCCGTTGGGTTTCAGCATCGTCGTCTTGACGTTCCAGATGATATGGATCCTGTGGTTGCGGATATTATACAGAAATGTTGGCAAAC ACTTTAA
- the LOC113282111 gene encoding probable serine/threonine-protein kinase SIS8 isoform X1, translating into MRNILKKLHIMPNQSEDSIGSVSSRNSSNRGSNNNNNNDGSTTSKISPSHHTDQQNKAFSGLSGWLNSVTNRHNSSPPPLNVVGGRRGESPIDTLSISALDAALESVGRDSESSNSRDPEVEEEYQIQIALELSAREDPEAVQIEAVKQISLGACHPENTPAEVIAYRYWNYNALGYDDKIMDGFYDLYGILAESTSEKMPSLVDLQGTPMSDIICWEAVLVNRGADANLLKLEQKALVMAVQSRSESLGSVDSELVQDLASLVADYMGGPVGDPDNMLKAWKNLSNRLRANIGSMVLPLGSLTIGLARHRALLFKVLADSVGIPCSLVKGRQYTGSHDVAMNVIRLDDGREYIIDLMAAPGTFIPSDAASPQIECEQPPFPVNPYLRDVDYSQIPSSSSEVTTLGEYSEFGNLDKMSRSGNVVPTENELSGTTGDSNELRHIEDLGIGSSQESSHYLIKSEVETNLPDDFTNPVNLEKAIIVQDLPNRTNYPHMHARSPSWTEGVSSPAARRMKVKDVSQYMIDAAKENPQLAQKLHDVLLESGVIAPPNLFTEVYNEHANAMAVDEKNQIEKDNERRRRDGIRRKGQGIFLPPLPYQGTQAKGTPSRVQLEHLKPIEGLGINSPTDSEASASSGQASPPVKFAKQVPVAAAAAAATAAVVASTMVVAAAKSSMDSKLEDPVAAAATATAAVFVATTAAVSRQYEQLEICAQLAGGVSPFNNMDCLRDDENADGAGNETRGSSDRDHDVSPEAERVSDRSAGNDSTRSDIALDDVAEWEIPWEEMALGERIGLGSYGEVYRGDWHGTEVAVKKFLDQDISGDALEEFRSEVRIMKRLRHPNVVLFMGAVTRAPNLSIVTEFLPRGSLYRLIHRPNSQVDERRRLRMALDVARGMNYLHSCTPVIVHRDLKSPNLLVDKNWVVKVCDFGLSRIKHNTFLSSRSTAGTAEWMAPEVLRNEPSDEKCDVYSFGVILWELCTMQQPWGGMNPMQVVGAVGFQHRRLDVPDDMDPVVADIIQKCWQTNPKLRPSFAEIMAALKPLQKPITNSQVPRPRSSGQEKVRHSQATEE; encoded by the exons ATGAGGAACATTCTAAAGAAGTTGCATATTATGCCTAACCAATCAGAAGATAGTATTGGTTCAGTATCATCTAGAAATAGTAGTAATAGgggtagtaataataataataataatgatggtTCAACAACCAGTAAGATATCTCCATCTCATCATACCGATCAGCAGAACAAGGCATTTTCTGGTTTATCTGGTTGGTTGAATTCGGTTACTAACAGACATAATTCAAGTCCACCACCATTGAATGTTGTTGGTGGGAGAAGAGGGGAAAGTCCAATTGATACTTTGAGTATTAGTGCTTTGGATGCTGCATTGGAATCGGTAGGGCGTGATTCTGAATCGAGTAATTCCAGAGATCCTGAGGTGGAAGAGGAATACCAAATACAAATTGCATTGGAGTTGAGTGCAAGGGAGGATCCAGAAGCGGTTCAGATTGAAGCTGTTAAGCAGATTAGTTTGGGTGCCTGCCATCCTGAGAATACTCCGGCTGAAGTTATTGCTTATAGATATTGG AATTATAACGCCCTTGGCTATGATGACAAGATTATGGATGGTTTCTATGACTTATACGGAATATTGGCGGAGTCCACATCTGAAAAGATGCCTTCCCTTGTTGATCTTCAAGGAACACCAATGTCAGATATCATCTGCTGGGAAGCAGTGCTGGTCAATAGGGGTGCTGATGCTAACCTGTTAAAACTTGAACAGAAGGCTCTGGTAATGGCTGTACAATCAAGGTCGGAATCTTTAGGTTCCGTGGATAGTGAATTGGTGCAAGACCTTGCTTCTTTGGTCGCTGACTATATGGGTGGACCAGTTGGGGATCCAGATAATATGTTGAAAGCGTGGAAAAATCTTAGTAATCGTTTAAGGGCAAATATTGGGAGCATGGTGCTGCCTCTTGGTTCTTTAACTATTGGTTTGGCCCGTCACCGTGCACTTCTTTTTAAG GTTTTGGCTGATAGTGTTGGCATTCCTTGCTCGTTAGTGAAAGGGCGGCAATATACTGGTTCTCATGATGTGGCAATGAATGTCATAAGGCTTGATGATGGAAG GGAATACATCATTGATCTGATGGCTGCCCCTGGTACATTTATCCCATCAGATGCGGCAAGTCCTCAAATAGAATGTGAACAACCGCCCTTTCCTGTTAATCCATACCTTAGAGATGTTGATTACTCTCAAATACCCTCTTCTAGCAGTGAAGTCACAACTTTAGGGGAATATTCCGAGTTTGGGAACTTGGACAAGATGTCAAGGTCTGGTAATGTAGTTCCCACAGAAAACGAATTAAGTGGTACTACAGGTGATTCAAACGAGTTAAGACATATAGAAGATCTTGGAATTGGGTCTTCACAAGAATCTTCGCACTATCTGATTAAATCCGAGGTGGAAACAAACTTGCCCGATGATTTTACAAATCCAGTGAACCTTGAGAAGGCTATTATCGTCCAAGACCTACCCAATCGGACCAATTATCCTCACATGCATGCCAGATCTCCTTCCTGGACTGAAGGCGTTAGTTCCCCTGCAGCACGGAGAATGAAAGTGAAGGATGTTTCCCAATACATGATTGATGCTgcgaaagaaaatcctcaattagCTCAAAAACTTCATGATGTATTACTCGAAAGTGGTGTTATTGCACCTCCCAACTTGTTTACTGAGGTTTATAATGAGCACGCAAATGCCATGGCTGTTGATGAGAAAAACCAAATAGAAAAGGATAATGAGAGAAGGCGGAGAGATGGTATCCGCAGAAAGGGTCAAGGAATTTTCTTGCCACCTCTTCCTTATCAAGGCACACAAGCAAAAGGAACCCCTTCCAGAGTACAACTGGAACATTTGAAGCCCATAGAGGGTTTGGGTATTAATAGTCCAACAGATTCTGAAGCATCAGCTTCATCAGGACAGGCATCTCCCCCAGTGAAATTTGCTAAACAAGTTCCAGTTGCtgccgctgctgctgctgcaacagcAGCTGTGGTTGCATCAACTATGGTTGTTGCTGCAGCAAAGTCAAGTATGGATTCTAAACTTGAAGATCCTGTAGCAGCTGCGGCAACTGCTACTGCTGCTGTGTTTGTTGCAACGACTGCAGCTGTTAGTAGACAGTACGAGCAATTGGAAATTTGTGCCCAATTGGCAGGTGGTGTTTCACCCTTCAACAACATGGACTGTCTAAGAGATGACGAGAATGCGGATGGTGCAGGAAATGAAACACGAGGAAGTAGTGATCGGGATCATGATGTGTCTCCTGAAGCTGAGAGAGTTTCAGATAGATCTGCAGGAAATGATAGCACACGATCTGATATTGCACTTGATGACGTTGCAGAGTGGGAAATACCGTGGGAGGAAATGGCTTTGGGTGAACGTATTGGTCTAG gatCATATGGAGAAGTATATCGTGGAGATTGGCATGGAACA GAAGTTGCTGTTAAAAAGTTCCTGGACCAAGACATTTCTGGTGATGCGCTTGAAGAATTCAGAAGTGAG GTCCGGATTATGAAAAGACTGCGCCATCCCAATGTTGTCCTCTTCATGGGAGCTGTCACTCGTGCTCCAAATCTTTCAATCGTAACAGAATTTCTTCCTAG AGGTAGTTTGTATAGGTTAATTCACCGGCCTAACAGTCAAGTAGATGAACGGAGGCGATTGAGAATGGCCCTGGATGTT GCCCGGGGAATGAATTATTTGCATAGTTGTACACCGGTTATAGTTCATCGTGATTTGAAGTCACCAAATCTTCTTGTTGATAAAAATTGGGTCGTGAAG GTTTGTGATTTTGGATTATCGAGAATAAAGCACAACACATTTCTCTCTTCAAGGTCAACCGCTGGGACG GCTGAATGGATGGCTCCCGAAGTATTACGAAATGAACCTTCAGATGAAAA GTGTGATGTTTACAGCTTTGGCGTGATATTATGGGAGCTTTGTACGATGCAACAACCATGGGGAGGGATGAACCCCATGCAAGTTGTTGGAGCCGTTGGGTTTCAGCATCGTCGTCTTGACGTTCCAGATGATATGGATCCTGTGGTTGCGGATATTATACAGAAATGTTGGCAAAC AAATCCCAAGTTACGACCTTCATTTGCGGAGATCATGGCAGCTTTGAAGCCATTACAGAAGCCTATTACAAATTCTCAAGTGCCTAGACCAAGAAGCAGTGGGCAGGAGAAGGTTCGCCATTCACAGGCCACAGAAGAATGA